In a single window of the Grus americana isolate bGruAme1 chromosome 31, bGruAme1.mat, whole genome shotgun sequence genome:
- the TMEM106C gene encoding transmembrane protein 106C isoform X2 translates to MGSVLSLSVNNAASRQRRKAEDDDDDLLDSRDRVEDIAKFPYVEFTGQDSITCPTCQGTGCIPTEQVNELVALIPYSDQRLRPQRTKLYVLLSVLLCLLISGLVVFFLFPHSVLVDDDGIKVVQVWFDKKNSVVILAITATLRIRNSNFYSVTVTSLTSQVQYMNTVVGTQQNTNVSSIQPLSDKLVNFTVKAELGGPFSYVYFFCTFPKVKVHNIVIFMRTSVKLSYIGHVTQSALETYHYVDCSTNSTAPQDLLLSLSTRDEAKAKSKP, encoded by the exons ATGGGTTCTGTGCTTTCCCTCTCCGTTAATAACGCTGCCTCtaggcagaggaggaaggctgaGGATGACGACGATGACTTACTCGATAGCCGAGACCGTGTGGAAGATATTGCCAAGTTTCCATATGTTGAATTCACAGGTCAGGACAGCATCACCTGTCCCACTTGCCAAGGCACGGGCTGTATTCCCACAG AGCAGGTAAATGAGTTGGTGGCTCTGATACCCTACAGCGACCAACGGCTTCGTCCACAGAGAAC GAAGCTCTATGTCCTGCTTTcggtgctgctctgcctgctgatATCGGGGCTGgtggttttcttcctgttcccACACTCCGTCCTGGTCGATGATGATGGTATTAAAGTGGTTCAGGTTTGGTTCGACAAGAAGAACTCTGTTGTCATTCTTGCCATCACG GCCACCTTACGGATCAGAAATTCCAACTTCTACTCGGTGACGGTGACCAGCCTGACTAGTCAAGTGCAGTACATGAACACTGTGGTGGGAACCCAGCAGAACACCAACGTCTCCAGCATCCAGCCGCTGAGCGACAAACtg GTGAATTTCACTGTCAAGGCGGAGCTGGGTGGACCTTTCTCCTATGTGTA tttcttttgCACTTTTCCCAAGGTGAAGGTACATAACATAGTGATCTTCATGAG gaCATCGGTGAAGCTCTCGTACATCGGCCATGTGACGCAGAGCGCTTTGGAAACGTACCACTACGTGGACTGCAGTACCAACTCCACGGCCCCCCAGGACCTTCTGCTGTCCCTCTCAACACGAGACGAAGCCAAAGCCAAGAGCAAACCCTGA
- the TMEM106C gene encoding transmembrane protein 106C isoform X3 — protein MGSVLSLSVNNAASRQRRKAEDDDDDLLDSRDRVEDIAKFPYVEFTGQDSITCPTCQGTGCIPTEQVNELVALIPYSDQRLRPQRTKLYVLLSVLLCLLISGLVVFFLFPHSVLVDDDGIKVVQVWFDKKNSVVILAITATLRIRNSNFYSVTVTSLTSQVQYMNTVVGTQQNTNVSSIQPLSDKLVNFTVKAELGGPFSYVYFFCTFPKVKVHNIVIFMR, from the exons ATGGGTTCTGTGCTTTCCCTCTCCGTTAATAACGCTGCCTCtaggcagaggaggaaggctgaGGATGACGACGATGACTTACTCGATAGCCGAGACCGTGTGGAAGATATTGCCAAGTTTCCATATGTTGAATTCACAGGTCAGGACAGCATCACCTGTCCCACTTGCCAAGGCACGGGCTGTATTCCCACAG AGCAGGTAAATGAGTTGGTGGCTCTGATACCCTACAGCGACCAACGGCTTCGTCCACAGAGAAC GAAGCTCTATGTCCTGCTTTcggtgctgctctgcctgctgatATCGGGGCTGgtggttttcttcctgttcccACACTCCGTCCTGGTCGATGATGATGGTATTAAAGTGGTTCAGGTTTGGTTCGACAAGAAGAACTCTGTTGTCATTCTTGCCATCACG GCCACCTTACGGATCAGAAATTCCAACTTCTACTCGGTGACGGTGACCAGCCTGACTAGTCAAGTGCAGTACATGAACACTGTGGTGGGAACCCAGCAGAACACCAACGTCTCCAGCATCCAGCCGCTGAGCGACAAACtg GTGAATTTCACTGTCAAGGCGGAGCTGGGTGGACCTTTCTCCTATGTGTA tttcttttgCACTTTTCCCAAGGTGAAGGTACATAACATAGTGATCTTCATGAGGTAG
- the TMEM106C gene encoding transmembrane protein 106C isoform X1: MGSVLSLSVNNAASRQRRKAEDDDDDLLDSRDRVEDIAKFPYVEFTGQDSITCPTCQGTGCIPTEQVNELVALIPYSDQRLRPQRTKLYVLLSVLLCLLISGLVVFFLFPHSVLVDDDGIKVVQVWFDKKNSVVILAITVKLAFCASTFLVGINSVLSCQGCHGLSRLPPLFIQATLRIRNSNFYSVTVTSLTSQVQYMNTVVGTQQNTNVSSIQPLSDKLVNFTVKAELGGPFSYVYFFCTFPKVKVHNIVIFMRTSVKLSYIGHVTQSALETYHYVDCSTNSTAPQDLLLSLSTRDEAKAKSKP, from the exons ATGGGTTCTGTGCTTTCCCTCTCCGTTAATAACGCTGCCTCtaggcagaggaggaaggctgaGGATGACGACGATGACTTACTCGATAGCCGAGACCGTGTGGAAGATATTGCCAAGTTTCCATATGTTGAATTCACAGGTCAGGACAGCATCACCTGTCCCACTTGCCAAGGCACGGGCTGTATTCCCACAG AGCAGGTAAATGAGTTGGTGGCTCTGATACCCTACAGCGACCAACGGCTTCGTCCACAGAGAAC GAAGCTCTATGTCCTGCTTTcggtgctgctctgcctgctgatATCGGGGCTGgtggttttcttcctgttcccACACTCCGTCCTGGTCGATGATGATGGTATTAAAGTGGTTCAGGTTTGGTTCGACAAGAAGAACTCTGTTGTCATTCTTGCCATCACGGTAAAGTTGGCTTTTTGTGCATCAACATTCCTGGTGGGAATAAATtctgtgctgagctgccaggGATGTCATGGCCTCTCACGTCTTCCCCCTCTCTTCATCCAGGCCACCTTACGGATCAGAAATTCCAACTTCTACTCGGTGACGGTGACCAGCCTGACTAGTCAAGTGCAGTACATGAACACTGTGGTGGGAACCCAGCAGAACACCAACGTCTCCAGCATCCAGCCGCTGAGCGACAAACtg GTGAATTTCACTGTCAAGGCGGAGCTGGGTGGACCTTTCTCCTATGTGTA tttcttttgCACTTTTCCCAAGGTGAAGGTACATAACATAGTGATCTTCATGAG gaCATCGGTGAAGCTCTCGTACATCGGCCATGTGACGCAGAGCGCTTTGGAAACGTACCACTACGTGGACTGCAGTACCAACTCCACGGCCCCCCAGGACCTTCTGCTGTCCCTCTCAACACGAGACGAAGCCAAAGCCAAGAGCAAACCCTGA